A genomic segment from Clostridium pasteurianum BC1 encodes:
- a CDS encoding peroxiredoxin — protein MERLVGKAAPEFKMNAVKGDGSGFTEIKLGDYKEKWLVMFFYPLDFTFVCPTEITGFSKRAEEFRDLKAELLAVSCDSQYSHEAWIKQNVKEGGLGKINFPIASDKTTEVSEKYGVQIKEEGIALRGLFIIDPEGIVRYSVVHDLNVGRSVDETLRVLKAFQNGGLCAVDWHEGEPNL, from the coding sequence ATGGAAAGATTAGTAGGAAAAGCAGCACCAGAATTTAAGATGAATGCCGTTAAAGGCGATGGTAGTGGTTTTACTGAGATTAAATTAGGCGATTATAAAGAAAAATGGTTAGTAATGTTTTTTTATCCCTTAGATTTTACTTTTGTTTGCCCAACAGAGATCACAGGCTTTAGTAAAAGAGCCGAAGAATTTAGAGATTTAAAAGCGGAACTGTTAGCAGTAAGTTGTGACAGTCAATATTCTCATGAAGCTTGGATAAAGCAAAATGTAAAGGAAGGTGGACTTGGTAAAATTAATTTTCCTATTGCTTCTGATAAAACAACCGAAGTAAGCGAAAAATATGGGGTACAAATAAAAGAAGAAGGTATTGCCTTAAGGGGATTGTTTATAATTGATCCTGAGGGAATAGTAAGGTATTCCGTTGTACACGATCTTAATGTAGGAAGAAGTGTTGACGAAACGCTCCGTGTACTAAAGGCTTTCCAAAATGGAGGGTTATGTGCAGTGGATTGGCATGAAGGAGAGCCTAACCTATAG
- a CDS encoding glutaredoxin domain-containing protein, whose product MIKIYSTPTCPWCKKTKEYLKSKSIDFIDVNVADDMKEREEMRSLSRQSGVPVINIDGNIVVGFNKGEIDKLIKDKTTV is encoded by the coding sequence ATGATAAAAATATATTCAACACCAACATGTCCATGGTGTAAAAAAACCAAGGAGTATTTAAAATCAAAAAGTATAGATTTTATTGATGTAAATGTAGCAGATGATATGAAAGAAAGAGAAGAAATGCGTAGTTTGTCAAGGCAATCAGGAGTACCTGTTATTAATATAGATGGAAATATTGTAGTTGGATTTAACAAGGGCGAAATAGATAAATTAATAAAAGATAAAACTACAGTATAG
- the trxB gene encoding thioredoxin-disulfide reductase, translating into MKEEKQLDLVIIGAGPAGLTAAIYALRAKLNTIVLENGLVGGQIRETYTVENFPGFDFISGADLADNMEKHAKKVGADINEFGNIQKVKLTDDEKIIETDDIIYRTKAVIIATGAKARNLPIPEEEKLHGKVIHYCELCDGALYQGKDIVVVGGGNSAIEAAIFLTKYAKNITIVHQFDYFQAQKYSQDELFKHNNIKIIWNSEIRNIVGEDKIEKIIIENVETKEKSDLKADGVFVYIGYEPKTELFKDFININKWGYIETDENMETNIKGVFAAGDVRNKTIRQLTTAVNDGTIAALMAEKYIGGK; encoded by the coding sequence ATGAAAGAAGAAAAGCAATTGGATTTGGTTATAATCGGAGCAGGTCCAGCAGGACTTACAGCTGCAATTTATGCATTAAGAGCTAAACTCAATACTATAGTTTTAGAAAATGGACTTGTAGGAGGACAAATTAGAGAAACCTATACAGTAGAAAATTTTCCGGGATTTGATTTTATATCAGGAGCTGATTTGGCAGATAATATGGAAAAACATGCTAAAAAAGTTGGGGCAGATATAAATGAATTTGGTAATATACAGAAAGTTAAATTAACAGATGATGAAAAAATTATAGAAACAGATGATATCATATATAGAACTAAAGCTGTAATAATAGCTACAGGAGCAAAAGCTAGAAATTTGCCTATACCAGAAGAAGAAAAATTACATGGAAAAGTTATTCATTACTGTGAACTCTGTGACGGTGCTCTATATCAGGGTAAGGATATAGTTGTTGTAGGTGGTGGAAATTCTGCTATAGAGGCAGCTATATTTTTAACAAAATATGCAAAAAACATTACTATAGTACATCAGTTTGATTATTTCCAAGCACAAAAATATTCTCAGGATGAATTATTTAAGCATAATAATATAAAAATAATATGGAATAGCGAAATAAGAAATATTGTTGGGGAAGATAAAATTGAGAAAATAATAATTGAGAATGTAGAGACAAAGGAAAAAAGTGATCTGAAAGCAGATGGAGTGTTTGTTTATATTGGTTATGAACCTAAGACTGAACTTTTTAAGGACTTTATAAATATAAATAAATGGGGATATATAGAGACTGATGAAAATATGGAAACTAATATAAAAGGTGTATTTGCAGCTGGTGATGTTAGAAATAAAACAATAAGACAGCTTACCACAGCAGTTAATGATGGTACTATTGCTGCATTAATGGCTGAGAAATATATAGGAGGTAAATAG
- a CDS encoding spore coat associated protein CotJA has translation MYENFFPCINPVMMRYTEKIPYDNIYNNTNGNPSNANSNPNPKIPNNLNSSTNPKIPNSNIAANSSDNNASVSSSGCGYNPNNLELARAYMPIQTYVGLLPLSEGLKRGSIFPNINLNYPRL, from the coding sequence ATGTATGAAAATTTCTTTCCTTGTATAAATCCAGTGATGATGAGATATACGGAAAAAATTCCTTACGATAATATATATAATAATACAAATGGTAATCCCAGTAATGCAAATAGCAACCCTAACCCCAAAATCCCTAATAATTTAAATAGTAGCACTAATCCTAAAATTCCTAATAGCAATATTGCAGCTAATTCTTCAGACAATAACGCTTCAGTTAGCTCCTCAGGTTGTGGTTACAATCCCAATAATTTAGAATTAGCCAGAGCCTATATGCCAATTCAAACTTATGTTGGTTTACTACCACTTAGTGAAGGTTTAAAAAGAGGAAGCATATTTCCAAATATAAATCTTAACTATCCTAGATTATAG
- a CDS encoding spore coat protein CotJB, which yields MAKTLKDLSREELMNTIRELKFAALDLNLYLDTHPECKPALNDYNNITSDLKAVISVYESKYAPLTNFGGAESKYPWAWTNEPWPWESGE from the coding sequence ATGGCTAAAACATTAAAAGACCTATCGCGCGAAGAATTAATGAATACTATTCGTGAACTTAAATTTGCTGCTTTGGATTTAAATTTGTATTTAGATACACATCCTGAATGTAAACCTGCGCTAAATGATTATAATAATATAACTAGCGATTTAAAAGCAGTAATAAGTGTGTATGAAAGCAAATACGCTCCATTAACCAACTTTGGCGGCGCTGAAAGCAAATATCCATGGGCATGGACTAATGAACCTTGGCCTTGGGAAAGCGGAGAATAG
- a CDS encoding manganese catalase family protein, with the protein MWNYSKNLQHKVKIKNKDIRMAKFLVTQYGGPDGELAASLRYLNQRYTMPTGETKGLLTDIGTEELAHVEIICAMVYQLTKDATPKEMEAAGLGGNYSQHGNGLFPTDANGVPFTVTYFANSDKAVTDLHEDMAAEQKAKATYEHLIDLTDDHDVKDVLKFLWAREIIHYQRFGEALESVYDLKNSKKQF; encoded by the coding sequence ATGTGGAATTACTCAAAAAATTTACAACACAAAGTAAAAATAAAAAATAAAGATATAAGAATGGCTAAATTCCTAGTAACTCAGTATGGTGGTCCTGATGGAGAATTAGCTGCTTCGCTAAGATATTTAAATCAGCGTTATACAATGCCCACAGGTGAAACTAAAGGTCTTCTAACAGACATTGGTACAGAAGAATTAGCTCATGTTGAAATAATTTGTGCTATGGTTTATCAGCTTACCAAAGATGCAACTCCTAAAGAGATGGAAGCTGCAGGACTAGGAGGTAATTATTCTCAACATGGTAATGGGTTGTTCCCAACAGATGCAAATGGGGTTCCCTTTACAGTAACCTATTTTGCCAATTCAGATAAAGCCGTAACGGATCTTCATGAAGATATGGCTGCTGAACAGAAAGCTAAGGCTACCTATGAACATCTTATAGACTTAACAGACGACCACGACGTAAAAGATGTTTTAAAATTCTTATGGGCTAGAGAAATTATACACTATCAACGTTTTGGAGAAGCCTTAGAAAGTGTATATGATTTAAAAAACAGTAAAAAACAGTTTTAA
- a CDS encoding pyridoxamine 5'-phosphate oxidase family protein, giving the protein MFKEIRKITRKMEYSQALDFLKSCDYGVLSTIGEDGYPYGLPLSYVFYDNCIYFHCGKLGHKLDNIEFSNKVSFCVIDDVETLPDKFSTKYKSVIVFGTAEEITSYDEKETILTELIKKFSENYLKEGLEYIHRAASATKIIRINIDHFSGKARVD; this is encoded by the coding sequence ATGTTTAAAGAGATAAGAAAAATTACTAGAAAAATGGAATACTCCCAAGCATTGGACTTTTTGAAAAGCTGTGATTATGGTGTATTATCTACTATAGGTGAAGATGGTTATCCTTATGGATTGCCTCTTAGTTATGTATTCTATGATAATTGTATATATTTTCATTGTGGTAAGCTTGGTCATAAATTAGATAACATTGAATTTAGCAATAAGGTTTCTTTTTGTGTTATAGATGATGTAGAAACTTTACCAGACAAATTTAGTACAAAATATAAAAGTGTAATAGTTTTTGGCACCGCTGAAGAAATAACCTCATATGATGAAAAAGAAACAATTCTCACTGAATTAATAAAAAAATTCTCTGAAAATTATTTAAAAGAGGGGCTAGAATATATACATAGAGCTGCCAGTGCAACAAAAATAATTAGAATTAACATAGATCATTTTTCTGGTAAAGCTAGAGTTGATTAA
- a CDS encoding AraC family transcriptional regulator gives MIDKNALLKIKRGYLNEDFKYFHLKDHKHMEFESHYHDFNKIIIFLSGNVNYLVEGKSYRLKPWDVILINSNEVHKPIINPEKPYERIIIWINKLFLEKHNTEDSNLLNCFKLSSSQKNNLLRLNKDNIEIIKSTLDSLENNYTSKEFGNHILKNSILIQLMVYINRLFLGNKLDLEKNDIQYDESIVEILQYINSHLSENLSIEIISSKFFINRYYLMHKFKEQTGYTIHNYIQQKRLLQASNLLKKGISMSTVCEECGFGDYSSFVRAFKKMFDLSPRNYYKVTRDLQNYYKINNHVH, from the coding sequence ATGATAGATAAAAATGCTCTGTTGAAAATTAAGAGAGGTTATCTTAATGAGGATTTTAAATATTTTCATTTAAAAGATCATAAGCATATGGAGTTTGAGTCTCATTATCATGATTTTAATAAAATTATAATTTTTCTATCTGGTAACGTAAATTATCTTGTTGAAGGAAAATCTTATAGATTAAAACCCTGGGATGTGATTTTAATAAACAGCAATGAAGTTCATAAACCTATAATAAATCCTGAAAAACCTTATGAAAGAATAATAATATGGATTAATAAATTGTTTTTAGAAAAACATAATACAGAAGATAGTAATTTATTGAATTGCTTTAAGCTTTCTTCATCCCAAAAAAATAATTTGCTTAGATTGAATAAAGATAATATTGAAATAATAAAATCTACACTAGACTCTTTAGAAAATAATTATACAAGTAAAGAATTTGGAAATCACATTTTAAAAAATTCAATACTAATTCAGCTTATGGTATATATAAACAGATTATTTTTAGGAAATAAATTAGATCTAGAAAAGAATGATATTCAATATGATGAATCTATCGTAGAAATACTACAATATATAAATTCTCATTTATCTGAAAATCTTTCAATTGAAATTATATCTTCAAAATTTTTTATTAATAGATATTATTTAATGCATAAATTCAAAGAACAGACTGGTTATACTATTCATAATTATATCCAGCAGAAAAGATTATTACAGGCATCTAACCTCTTAAAGAAAGGAATTTCAATGTCCACAGTATGTGAAGAATGTGGTTTTGGAGATTATTCAAGCTTTGTAAGAGCTTTTAAAAAAATGTTTGATCTATCCCCTAGAAATTATTATAAGGTAACACGTGATTTACAAAATTATTATAAAATTAATAATCATGTACACTAA
- a CDS encoding ABC transporter ATP-binding protein, whose amino-acid sequence MSEEKKKHDDGTQKGGPMAGFGAPVQKAKDVKGTLKRLLIYFKPYSVKFIIVFVFAILSTIFNIVSPKIMGNATTKLFEGIYGKLALAKLMTQQTALEKLAGNKLTATPEVMKGLAGVKAGITKVISETGGKIDFTYIRNIVLLLIVLYVISSLFSFVQQYIMAGIGQDVVYNMRQDLSDKLNKLPIKFYDSRTNGEILSRVTNDMDNISTTLQQSLTQLITSVVAIIGTVIMMLTISPILTLVAIVTLPLCGFATAGLAKKSQQYFAAQQKEIGELNGHVEEMYTGHKIVKAFGRENEAIKEFDKINVRLYDVGWKAQFISGVVMPIMNFINNVGYVVVSVVGGIYVAKGKIKIGDIQAFIQYTRQFTMPIVQTANIVNIVQSTIASAERVFELLDEIEETAEVVEPKVIELPKGEVKFEHVDFGYKEGVTLIKDMNVLAKPGQNIAIVGPTGAGKTTLVNLLMRFYEINAGKITIDSVDTRDMTREALRGMFGMVLQDTWLFNGTIRDNIAYGREGCTEEEIVKAAKAAHADHFIRTLPEGYDTILNEEASNISQGQKQLLTIARAILANPRILILDEATSSVDTRTEVFIQKAMENLMKGRTSFVIAHRLSTIRDADLILVMNNGSIIEQGNHNELMSQNGFYADLYNSQFSDDNSEDVG is encoded by the coding sequence ATGAGTGAAGAAAAGAAAAAGCATGATGATGGAACTCAAAAAGGAGGTCCTATGGCGGGCTTCGGAGCTCCCGTTCAAAAGGCAAAAGACGTTAAAGGAACATTAAAAAGACTTCTGATATATTTTAAACCCTATTCTGTTAAATTTATAATTGTCTTTGTATTCGCTATCTTAAGCACTATTTTTAATATAGTAAGTCCTAAGATTATGGGAAATGCAACTACAAAATTATTTGAAGGTATTTATGGAAAGCTTGCCTTAGCTAAGCTAATGACTCAGCAAACAGCACTGGAAAAATTAGCTGGAAACAAGCTTACCGCTACGCCTGAGGTTATGAAGGGTTTAGCCGGTGTTAAAGCAGGAATAACTAAAGTTATCAGCGAAACCGGTGGAAAGATAGACTTTACCTATATTAGAAATATTGTATTGTTATTAATTGTATTATATGTGATAAGTTCTTTATTTTCTTTTGTACAACAATATATTATGGCAGGTATAGGACAAGATGTTGTCTATAATATGCGTCAGGACTTAAGTGATAAACTCAATAAATTGCCTATTAAATTCTATGATTCACGTACTAATGGAGAAATATTAAGTCGTGTTACAAATGATATGGATAACATATCTACAACCCTTCAGCAAAGCTTAACTCAGCTTATTACATCAGTTGTTGCAATTATAGGTACCGTAATAATGATGCTTACTATTAGTCCTATATTAACCCTTGTAGCAATCGTAACTTTACCACTATGCGGATTCGCTACTGCGGGACTTGCAAAAAAGTCACAGCAATATTTTGCAGCACAGCAAAAGGAGATTGGTGAATTAAACGGTCATGTGGAGGAAATGTATACTGGTCACAAAATTGTTAAAGCTTTTGGTAGGGAAAATGAAGCCATAAAAGAGTTTGATAAAATAAATGTTAGACTTTATGATGTGGGTTGGAAAGCACAATTTATATCTGGTGTAGTAATGCCTATAATGAATTTTATTAACAACGTAGGCTATGTAGTAGTTTCTGTTGTAGGAGGTATTTATGTAGCTAAAGGGAAAATAAAAATTGGAGATATTCAGGCCTTCATTCAATATACAAGACAGTTTACCATGCCAATAGTTCAGACTGCCAATATAGTAAATATTGTTCAATCAACAATTGCGTCAGCTGAGCGTGTATTTGAACTTTTAGATGAAATAGAAGAAACTGCTGAGGTAGTAGAACCTAAGGTTATAGAATTACCTAAAGGTGAAGTTAAATTTGAACATGTTGATTTTGGTTACAAAGAGGGAGTAACTCTTATAAAAGATATGAATGTTTTGGCAAAGCCAGGACAGAACATAGCTATAGTAGGGCCAACTGGTGCTGGAAAAACTACTCTTGTAAATTTACTTATGCGTTTTTATGAAATAAATGCTGGAAAAATTACTATTGATAGTGTGGATACTAGGGATATGACCAGAGAAGCTTTACGTGGAATGTTTGGAATGGTACTTCAAGATACTTGGTTATTTAATGGAACTATAAGAGATAACATCGCCTATGGAAGAGAAGGCTGTACAGAGGAAGAGATTGTTAAAGCAGCAAAAGCAGCGCATGCAGATCATTTTATAAGAACTCTTCCAGAGGGTTACGATACGATACTTAATGAAGAAGCATCAAATATTTCTCAAGGTCAGAAGCAGCTACTGACTATAGCAAGAGCTATACTTGCCAATCCAAGAATTCTTATTCTTGATGAAGCTACAAGTAGTGTTGATACGAGAACAGAAGTATTCATACAAAAAGCAATGGAAAACCTTATGAAGGGAAGGACTAGTTTTGTTATTGCCCATAGATTGTCTACAATACGTGATGCTGATTTAATACTTGTTATGAATAATGGAAGTATTATTGAACAGGGAAATCATAATGAGTTAATGTCTCAAAATGGCTTCTATGCAGATCTTTATAATAGTCAATTTAGTGATGATAATTCTGAAGATGTAGGATAG
- a CDS encoding ABC transporter ATP-binding protein codes for MLKLLKYLKPFAISLVVVIALFFIQALAELYLPTLMSDIVNNGIVKNDTNYIMNIGKIMILVALGDAVCVVIANFIGSKVAVALGRNLRDILFKKAERFSLHEFDKVGTASMITRTTNDIIQVQQVLVMIMRMMISAPLMCIGGIIMAVHKDAKLSIIFAVALPFLLIAIGIFLLKGLPYFRIMQKKLDKLNLVTREGLTGIRVIRAFNRINSEKKKFKEANLDIRDTGLTVNRIMAGMMPIMMFTLSATQLAVVWFGGLRIDSGHMQVGDMMAFIQYAMQIMFSFLMMAIMFVMIPRAEASAIRIDEVLKMDPEIVDAKEVKSAEGKRGYVEFRDVTFSYPGAEQPAINNISFSAKPGEITAIIGGTGSGKSTLINLIPRFYDVTAGSVIIDGLDVREMSQKILRTKIGFVPQKAVLFTGTINDNIRYGKADASLEEIEKAAEVAQASEFISNMKEGFESVIAQGGNNVSGGQKQRLSIARALVRRPEIYVFDDSFSALDFKTDAKLRAALKSETKESTVLIVAQRVSTVMDADRIIVLDEGKIEAIGNHKELLNTCDVYREIVYSQLSEEELA; via the coding sequence ATGCTGAAATTATTAAAATATCTAAAACCCTTTGCTATATCATTAGTTGTTGTAATAGCATTATTTTTTATTCAAGCCTTAGCGGAATTATACTTACCAACATTGATGTCAGATATCGTTAATAACGGAATAGTTAAAAATGATACAAATTATATAATGAATATAGGTAAAATTATGATTCTTGTAGCATTAGGGGATGCTGTCTGCGTTGTAATAGCAAATTTTATAGGATCAAAGGTTGCAGTAGCACTTGGTAGAAATCTAAGAGATATTCTCTTTAAAAAAGCAGAGAGATTTTCACTGCATGAGTTCGATAAGGTTGGAACAGCCTCAATGATAACAAGAACTACAAATGATATTATTCAGGTTCAACAAGTATTAGTAATGATAATGCGTATGATGATTAGTGCACCACTTATGTGTATAGGTGGAATTATTATGGCAGTTCATAAGGATGCTAAACTTTCAATCATTTTTGCAGTGGCATTGCCATTTTTATTGATTGCCATAGGGATATTCCTACTAAAAGGGCTGCCATATTTTAGAATTATGCAGAAAAAGCTTGATAAATTAAACCTTGTTACCCGTGAAGGATTAACTGGCATAAGGGTAATTCGTGCTTTTAACAGAATCAATAGCGAAAAGAAAAAATTTAAGGAAGCAAATTTAGATATTAGAGATACAGGACTTACAGTTAATAGAATTATGGCAGGAATGATGCCAATTATGATGTTTACACTCAGTGCTACTCAACTTGCAGTTGTGTGGTTTGGAGGACTTAGAATTGACAGCGGGCACATGCAGGTTGGAGATATGATGGCATTTATACAATATGCTATGCAAATTATGTTTTCATTTCTCATGATGGCAATTATGTTTGTTATGATTCCACGTGCAGAAGCTTCAGCTATAAGAATAGATGAAGTACTTAAAATGGATCCTGAAATTGTAGATGCAAAAGAGGTTAAAAGTGCTGAAGGCAAGAGGGGATATGTTGAATTCAGGGATGTAACCTTCAGTTATCCTGGAGCTGAACAGCCGGCTATAAATAATATATCCTTCAGTGCAAAACCAGGAGAGATAACAGCTATTATAGGGGGAACGGGTTCTGGAAAATCCACATTAATAAATTTAATACCTCGTTTTTATGATGTAACTGCTGGAAGTGTAATAATAGATGGTTTAGATGTACGTGAAATGTCCCAGAAAATTCTAAGAACTAAGATTGGTTTTGTTCCACAAAAAGCTGTGTTATTTACTGGGACTATAAATGATAATATAAGATATGGTAAAGCTGATGCAAGCTTAGAAGAAATTGAAAAAGCAGCGGAAGTTGCTCAGGCCTCTGAATTTATATCAAACATGAAGGAAGGCTTTGAGTCTGTTATAGCGCAAGGAGGTAACAATGTCTCCGGAGGTCAGAAACAGCGTCTTTCCATTGCACGTGCATTAGTTAGAAGACCAGAAATATATGTTTTTGACGACAGCTTTTCAGCTTTGGACTTCAAGACAGATGCAAAACTTAGAGCAGCACTTAAAAGTGAAACCAAAGAATCTACAGTTCTTATTGTAGCCCAAAGAGTTAGTACAGTAATGGATGCTGATAGAATTATAGTTTTAGATGAAGGTAAAATTGAGGCCATTGGCAATCATAAAGAACTTTTAAATACCTGTGATGTATATCGTGAAATTGTGTACTCACAGTTGTCAGAGGAGGAATTGGCATGA
- a CDS encoding MarR family winged helix-turn-helix transcriptional regulator — protein sequence MEENKELIAQKIMKGLIEFRRLHKHKSPICSLTHSEIIVLSSIKSYVETHKLGIKTSELSNILNVASPTITQQVNSLERRGFVERAVDKEDRRAVRIKVTEKGEEVLKKASEEFEASINGLVEYLGPGQSEQLADLLSKTFNYFMNNENNL from the coding sequence GTGGAAGAAAATAAAGAATTGATTGCACAAAAAATTATGAAAGGTTTGATTGAATTTAGAAGATTGCATAAGCATAAGAGTCCAATTTGCAGCTTAACTCATAGTGAAATTATAGTATTGTCTTCTATAAAAAGCTATGTAGAGACACATAAATTGGGAATTAAGACCTCGGAGTTAAGTAATATTTTAAATGTAGCATCACCTACAATTACTCAGCAAGTCAATAGTCTTGAAAGACGAGGCTTTGTAGAACGTGCCGTAGATAAAGAAGACAGGCGTGCTGTTAGAATTAAAGTTACAGAAAAAGGAGAGGAGGTTTTAAAAAAAGCATCAGAAGAATTTGAAGCTTCAATTAATGGATTGGTGGAGTATTTGGGACCGGGGCAGAGTGAGCAATTAGCCGATCTTTTATCAAAGACATTTAATTATTTTATGAATAATGAAAATAATTTATAA
- a CDS encoding helicase-related protein, with amino-acid sequence MKIGAIERNFRKIKNQFAQTKNVVKHTKSNGLWEHEASIRKKLKLLREFEKENLKDYDLVYGDYLELLEYISRKLIEAYNNKNDTRFRFEDVLEEDYEGYLQSGIISVLITKHIPEIISEEFNRVFPLNPKDEYRDARRLKRKFYLHLGETNTGKTYNAMLKLKQCNKGIYLSPLRILALENYERLNKEGVKCSLITGEEEIIVEGANHICCTIEKLDIKEVYDVAVIDEVQMIDDDQRGAAWTRAILALQCNEIHVCGAYNARTLLLDIIEDCNDQYIFKQYTRDIPLKIDYKTFAYRDAKDGDALVAFSKKMVLNLAYYYSNIGIKASIIYGDLPPEVRKKQYEEFINKETKILITTDAIGMGVNLPIKRIVFMDIKKFDGNEVRYLKSQEVKQIAGRAGRKGIYDIGYVATYNKVQDFIKENLDIEDKIIEQAVVGPSEEILKIKELSLREKLALWSTKEEKLSYYRKMDINEYLAVLDSIKNYKLEDKIQWRLLKIPFDVSNEDMLNAFLFYIDELFVAKKDTVSKPGCNLKELYDLEIFYRKINLYYSFSKAFSLEFDQEWVYENRIKVSEDINNILRKI; translated from the coding sequence ATGAAAATAGGAGCAATTGAAAGAAATTTCAGAAAGATAAAGAATCAATTTGCCCAGACAAAAAATGTGGTGAAACATACAAAGTCAAATGGACTTTGGGAACATGAAGCCTCAATAAGAAAAAAGCTTAAACTGTTAAGAGAATTTGAAAAAGAAAATTTAAAAGATTATGATCTGGTCTATGGAGATTATTTAGAGCTTTTAGAATATATATCAAGAAAGCTTATTGAAGCCTATAACAATAAGAATGACACTAGATTTCGTTTTGAAGATGTATTGGAGGAGGACTATGAAGGTTATCTTCAATCTGGAATTATAAGTGTACTTATAACAAAGCATATTCCAGAAATTATATCTGAAGAATTTAATAGAGTGTTTCCATTAAATCCAAAGGATGAATACAGGGATGCCAGAAGATTAAAGAGAAAATTTTATCTTCACCTAGGAGAAACTAATACAGGTAAAACTTACAATGCTATGCTTAAGCTGAAACAATGTAATAAGGGTATATATTTATCTCCGCTTAGAATACTGGCACTTGAAAATTATGAAAGGCTAAATAAAGAAGGAGTAAAATGCAGCCTTATAACAGGTGAAGAGGAAATAATAGTTGAAGGTGCTAACCATATATGCTGTACCATAGAAAAGTTGGATATAAAAGAAGTCTATGATGTGGCGGTTATTGACGAAGTTCAGATGATAGATGACGATCAAAGGGGAGCTGCATGGACAAGAGCTATATTAGCACTTCAATGTAATGAAATCCATGTTTGTGGAGCATATAATGCGAGAACTTTGCTTTTAGATATAATAGAAGACTGTAATGATCAATATATATTTAAGCAATATACAAGAGATATACCGCTTAAGATAGATTATAAAACTTTTGCCTACAGAGATGCAAAAGATGGAGATGCTTTGGTAGCATTTTCAAAGAAAATGGTATTAAATTTAGCTTATTACTATTCAAATATAGGTATAAAGGCAAGTATTATCTATGGAGATTTACCACCAGAGGTAAGAAAAAAGCAGTATGAGGAATTTATAAATAAGGAAACAAAGATTTTGATAACTACAGATGCCATAGGTATGGGAGTAAATCTGCCTATAAAGAGAATAGTTTTTATGGATATTAAAAAATTTGATGGAAATGAAGTACGGTATTTAAAATCTCAAGAGGTGAAGCAAATAGCAGGGAGAGCAGGGAGAAAAGGTATATATGACATTGGATATGTAGCAACCTATAATAAGGTTCAGGATTTTATAAAGGAAAATCTTGATATAGAAGATAAAATAATAGAACAGGCTGTTGTAGGGCCAAGTGAAGAAATTCTAAAGATAAAAGAACTTTCTTTAAGAGAAAAGCTAGCTCTGTGGAGTACAAAAGAAGAAAAATTATCCTACTACAGAAAAATGGATATAAATGAGTATTTAGCAGTACTTGATAGTATTAAAAATTATAAATTAGAAGATAAAATTCAGTGGAGGCTTTTGAAAATTCCATTTGATGTATCAAATGAGGATATGCTTAATGCATTTTTGTTCTATATAGATGAATTGTTTGTAGCTAAAAAAGATACTGTATCGAAACCAGGTTGTAATTTAAAGGAATTATATGATTTGGAGATATTCTATCGGAAGATAAATCTTTATTATTCTTTTTCTAAAGCTTTTAGCTTAGAATTTGATCAAGAGTGGGTTTATGAAAATAGGATTAAGGTTAGTGAAGATATAAATAATATTTTGAGAAAGATATAG